In Clostridium sp. DL-VIII, the following proteins share a genomic window:
- the arr gene encoding NAD(+)--rifampin ADP-ribosyltransferase, translating into MNSKKDVLDNGPFFHGTKAELKIGDLLGPQHLSNYQNKKSNYIYFTATLNAAKWGAELAASKSKERIYIVEPLGEFENDPNLTDKRFPGNPTRSYRSKSPLKIIAELGSWERHSDEEINHMLSSLKKLNDEGKNVIYD; encoded by the coding sequence ATGAATAGCAAAAAAGATGTTTTAGATAATGGTCCTTTTTTTCATGGTACTAAAGCAGAACTAAAAATTGGAGATTTATTAGGACCACAACACTTATCAAATTACCAAAATAAAAAATCTAATTACATTTATTTTACTGCAACATTAAATGCTGCTAAATGGGGTGCTGAATTAGCGGCATCTAAATCAAAGGAAAGAATTTATATTGTAGAACCATTAGGTGAATTTGAAAATGATCCGAATTTAACTGATAAGAGATTTCCTGGAAATCCAACACGCTCTTATAGGTCTAAATCTCCTTTGAAAATAATAGCTGAATTAGGTTCATGGGAAAGACATTCTGATGAAGAAATAAATCATATGCTTTCATCCTTAAAAAAGTTAAATGATGAAGGAAAAAATGTAATATACGATTAA
- a CDS encoding GspE/PulE family protein, translated as MCEKYKIIPIKEKTNEIIVLAYEATEEAKEYLKFIYNKDIVIDTVEESNFEHLKNIIFGEDNKNLEDVLIFNAIRDKASDIHIEPQKTCVFVRYRINGSLVLVHKIDSNEYTTLASKIKLKANMDITEKRKPQDGKIMVNYKNLKYDLRISSIPVVYGEKLVIRILYCDNFDYSLEDLGFSENEIKLIRKIISLKNGLFLTCGPTGSGKTTTLYTILKEIDSKAQNITTLEDPVEIVMPNVNQMSLNKKLNIDFSNGLRSILRQDPDVIMIGEIRDEETANMAVRASITGHKVYSTIHCRSAREVYIRLENMGVKPYLLSDALVGIISQRLIKTLCERCKELDKENSVHGRKIYKKCGCKICNYSGYGGREIISAVHFLEEKNKKKIEELHEDNSYLSNENMKHDLEKLLYEGKISKEDYLEFIEGERLNEF; from the coding sequence ATTTGCGAAAAGTATAAGATTATACCGATAAAGGAAAAAACAAACGAGATAATAGTTTTAGCATATGAAGCTACTGAAGAAGCAAAGGAATATTTGAAATTTATCTATAATAAAGATATAGTTATCGATACTGTAGAAGAAAGCAACTTTGAACATCTAAAAAATATTATTTTTGGCGAAGATAATAAAAATTTAGAAGATGTATTAATATTCAATGCAATAAGAGATAAAGCCAGTGATATTCATATAGAGCCACAGAAAACCTGCGTCTTTGTAAGATACAGAATAAATGGAAGCTTGGTTTTGGTTCACAAAATTGACTCAAATGAGTATACTACTCTTGCGTCAAAAATAAAATTAAAAGCAAACATGGACATAACTGAAAAGAGGAAACCACAAGATGGAAAAATAATGGTTAATTATAAAAATCTAAAATATGATTTAAGAATATCATCTATCCCAGTAGTTTACGGGGAAAAGCTGGTAATAAGAATACTATACTGTGATAATTTTGATTACAGCCTTGAAGATTTAGGGTTTTCTGAAAATGAAATTAAACTTATTAGAAAAATTATATCTTTAAAGAATGGATTATTTTTGACTTGCGGTCCGACCGGAAGTGGCAAAACTACTACTCTCTACACAATATTAAAAGAAATTGACTCTAAAGCTCAAAATATTACGACTCTTGAAGATCCAGTTGAAATTGTCATGCCAAATGTAAACCAGATGAGCTTAAACAAAAAATTAAATATAGATTTCTCTAATGGTCTTAGAAGTATTTTAAGACAAGATCCAGATGTGATAATGATTGGGGAAATAAGGGATGAAGAGACTGCCAATATGGCAGTAAGAGCATCAATTACAGGTCATAAGGTTTATAGCACAATTCACTGTAGGTCTGCAAGAGAAGTATACATAAGGCTTGAAAACATGGGCGTTAAACCTTATTTACTAAGCGATGCATTAGTAGGTATAATCTCTCAAAGATTAATAAAGACTTTGTGCGAGAGATGTAAGGAACTAGATAAGGAAAACTCAGTTCATGGGAGAAAAATATATAAGAAATGCGGATGTAAAATTTGCAATTACTCTGGATATGGGGGAAGAGAAATTATTAGTGCAGTTCACTTTTTAGAGGAAAAGAACAAAAAGAAAATTGAGGAGCTTCATGAAGATAATAGCTATTTATCAAATGAGAATATGAAGCACGATTTAGAAAAACTGCTATATGAAGGCAAAATATCAAAAGAGGATTATTTAGAATTCATTGAAGGAGAGAGATTAAATGAATTTTAG